In one Solanum dulcamara chromosome 1, daSolDulc1.2, whole genome shotgun sequence genomic region, the following are encoded:
- the LOC129880990 gene encoding uncharacterized protein LOC129880990 isoform X2, which yields MHQYSTKTFSNFFFEKIFFNFLCYFLWRFPNYGNPREECACNPVRFFAILSMQRSGSGWFETLLNSHTNVSSNGEIFGAKSRRTNASVILDIMDNVFNLDWVSSSSKNECSAAIGFKWMLNQGALEYHEEIVDYFNRRGVSAIFLFRRNLVRRLISLLSNSYDKDAKPLNGTHKSHTHSPYEARVLAKYKPVVNMSLLIPNLRHAQRKANRALECFKSTRHILLYYEDIVQNRTKLADVQEFLGLPQRELTSGQVKIHNGPLSQQIENWDEVQKKLKGTPYETFLKED from the exons ATGCACCAATATTCAACCAAaactttttctaattttttttttgaaaaaatcttcTTTAATTTCCTCTGTTATTTTTTATGGAGATTCCCAAATTATGGAAACCCAAG GGAGGAATGTGCTTGCAATCCTGTACGATTTTTCGCGATTTTGTCGATGCAGAGATCAGGGAGTGGATGGTTTGAGACATTGTTAAATAGTCATACAAATGTGAGTTCTAATGGAGAAATTTTTGGTGCAAAATCAAGGAGGACTAATGCTTCAGTAATATTGGATATTATGGATAATGTCTTTAATCTTGATTGGGTTAGTAGTTCATCAAAGAATGAATGTTCAGCTGCAATTGGATTTAAGTGGATGCTTAATCAG GGAGCTTTGGAGTATCATGAGGAGATTGTGGATTACTTCAACAGAAGAGGTGTCTCTGCAATATTTCTATTCAGAAGAAATCTGGTACGCAGACTGATCTCGTTACTCTCTAATTCATACGACAAGGATGCTAAACCATTGAATGGAACACATAAATCTCATACACATTCTCCATATGAG GCTAGGGTATTGGCAAAATACAAGCCAGTGGTGAATATGTCATTACTAATACCAAATTTGAGGCATGCACAGAGGAAGGCTAATAGAGCTTTGGAATGTTTTAAGAGTACTCGGCACATTCTTCTTTACTATGAAGACATCGTCCAAAATCGCACC AAACTAGCTGATGTGCAAGAGTTTTTGGGGCTGCCTCAAAGAGAACTCACAAGTGGTCAGGTCAAGATTCATAATGGTCCTTTGTCCCAACAAATAGAAAATTGGGATGAAGTCCAGAAAAAGCTCAAGGGAACACCATATGAGACATTTCTTAAAGAAGACTAA
- the LOC129880911 gene encoding uncharacterized protein LOC129880911 isoform X1, whose product MKKKVVLVTGASGYLGGRLCRELFNGGHHVKAFVRRTSDLSSLPPPTDGGSSGGILELVFGDVTNYQSLLKACSGCQIIFHAAALVEPWLPDPSRFISVNVGGLKNVLQAYKETGTIEKIVYTSSFFALGPTDGYVADETQTHSGKFFCSEYEKSKAVADKVALDAASEGMPIVPVYPGVIYGPGKVTAGNVVARMLIERFNGRLPGYIGQANDRCSFSHVDDVVDGHIAAMDKGKPGERYLLTGDNASFKEVFDIAAIITQTKRPSFCIPLFIIEAYGWISVFFSKLTGKLPLISPPTVCVLRHQWAYSCDKAKAELDYHPRSLKVGLSEVLPWLKNLGLIKY is encoded by the exons atgaagaagaaagtgGTATTGGTAACCGGCGCTTCCGGTTACCTCGGCGGACGTCTCTGCCGTGAGTTATTCAACGGCGGCCACCATGTTAAAGCCTTCGTCCGCCGTACAAGCGACCTATCTTCTCTACCTCCGCCTACTGACGGCGGAAGTAGCGGCGGAATTCTTGAGCTTGTGTTCGGAGATGTCACCAATTATCAATCACTCCTCAAGGCTTGCTCCGgttgtcaaataatttttcatgcaGCTGCATTAGTCGAGCCATGGCTTCCAGATCCATCTAGATTCATCTCC GTCAATGTTGGAGGCTTGAAGAATGTGTTGCAAGCTTATAAAGAAACAGGAACTATAGAGAAAATTGTGTACACATCATCGTTTTTTGCCTTGGGACCAACTGATGGATATGTTGCTGATGAAACTCAG ACTCATTCTGGGAAATTCTTCTGTTCGGAGTATGAGAAATCGAAAGCTGTTGCTGATAAGGTTGCATTAGATGCTGCGTCTGAAGGAATGCCAATAGTGCCTGTTTATCCAGGAGTCATATACGGTCCCGGGAAGGTCACGGCTGGAAATGTCGTTGCCCGTATG CTAATTGAACGCTTTAATGGGCGTTTACCTGGTTACATTGGCCAAGCAAATGACAGGTGTTCTTTTAGCCATGTTGATGATGTGGTTGATGGTCATATTGCAGCTATGGACAAAGGCAAACCTGGTGAAAGGTATCTTCTTACAGGGGATAATGCGTCCTTTAAGGAAGTTTTCGACATAGCTGCCATTATCACTCAGACAAAGAGGCCTTCGTTTTGTATCCCCCTATTTATTATTGAAGCTTATGGCTGGATATCTGTTTTTTTCTCCAAATTAACCGGAAAGCTTCCTCTAATCAGTCCTCCG ACTGTCTGTGTGCTTAGACATCAATGGGCTTACTCTTGTGATAAGGCAAAGGCAGAACTGGATTACCACCCTAGAAGCTTGAAAGTAGGTCTGTCCGAGGTGCTTCCCTGGTTAAAGAACTTGGGATTGATTAAATACTGA
- the LOC129880932 gene encoding succinate dehydrogenase subunit 5, mitochondrial-like isoform X1 yields the protein MQKFILIQSLYRSVCRRSSAFSVSAVTAAASAAVNHHSHRHLHISASPRTPYRELRHLLTTAIGSTRSFSEYVAHMPDIKDPEVERAFKDLMAASWDELPNAVVGDAENALTKSTDDKAGQEALINVFRAAEAVEEFTGILTSLKMEIDEAIGLSGENVKPMSKEFSDAFQTIFQRYITYLSSFGSEEVYLKKKVEMELGTKMIHLKMRCSGLDSEWGKVTVLGTSGLAGSYVEQRA from the exons atgcaGAAATTCATACTGATACAATCACTCTATCGTTCTGTATGTCGCAGATCTTCAGCTTTCTCGGTTTCCGCCGTCACCGCCGCCGCATCTGCCGCCGTCAACCACCACTCCCACCGCCACCTTCATATTTCAGCTTCTCCTAGAACCCCTTATCGTG AATTGCGACATCTTTTGACAACGGCAATAGGAAGCACACGTTCTTTTAGTGAGTATGTGGCCCACATGCCTGACATAAAAGATCCGGAGGTCGAACGGGCTTTTAAGGACTTGATGGCTGCAAGCTGGGATGAGCTCCCAAATGCAGTTGTTGGTGATGCAGAGAATGCATTGACAAAAAGTACTGATGACAAGGCTGGTCAGGAAGCCTTGATCAATGTTTTCCGTGCAGCAGAGGCAGTGGAGGAGTTCACAGGGATCCTCACATCTCTGAAAATGGAGATCGATGAAGCGATTGGTTTAAGTGGTGAG AATGTGAAACCTATGTCAAAAGAATTCTCTGATGCATTCCAAACAATATTTCAACgttacatcacctacttgagtTCTTTTGGGTCAGAAGAGGTATACTTGAAGAAGAAAGTTGAGATGGAACTAGGGACAAAGATGATACACTTGAAAATGAGATGCAGTGGCCTTGATTCTGAATGGGGAAAG GTTACAGTTCTTGGGACTTCAGGACTTGCTGGTTCCTATGTTGAGCAAAGAGCATAA
- the LOC129880932 gene encoding succinate dehydrogenase subunit 5, mitochondrial-like isoform X2, protein MQKFILIQSLYRSVCRRSSAFSVSAVTAAASAAVNHHSHRHLHISASPRTPYRELRHLLTTAIGSTRSFSEYVAHMPDIKDPEVERAFKDLMAASWDELPNAVVGDAENALTKSTDDKAGQEALINVFRAAEAVEEFTGILTSLKMEIDEAIGLSGENVKPMSKEFSDAFQTIFQRYITYLSSFGSEEVYLKKKVEMELGTKMIHLKMRCSGLDSEWGKGVKVAVGEGRTP, encoded by the exons atgcaGAAATTCATACTGATACAATCACTCTATCGTTCTGTATGTCGCAGATCTTCAGCTTTCTCGGTTTCCGCCGTCACCGCCGCCGCATCTGCCGCCGTCAACCACCACTCCCACCGCCACCTTCATATTTCAGCTTCTCCTAGAACCCCTTATCGTG AATTGCGACATCTTTTGACAACGGCAATAGGAAGCACACGTTCTTTTAGTGAGTATGTGGCCCACATGCCTGACATAAAAGATCCGGAGGTCGAACGGGCTTTTAAGGACTTGATGGCTGCAAGCTGGGATGAGCTCCCAAATGCAGTTGTTGGTGATGCAGAGAATGCATTGACAAAAAGTACTGATGACAAGGCTGGTCAGGAAGCCTTGATCAATGTTTTCCGTGCAGCAGAGGCAGTGGAGGAGTTCACAGGGATCCTCACATCTCTGAAAATGGAGATCGATGAAGCGATTGGTTTAAGTGGTGAG AATGTGAAACCTATGTCAAAAGAATTCTCTGATGCATTCCAAACAATATTTCAACgttacatcacctacttgagtTCTTTTGGGTCAGAAGAGGTATACTTGAAGAAGAAAGTTGAGATGGAACTAGGGACAAAGATGATACACTTGAAAATGAGATGCAGTGGCCTTGATTCTGAATGGGGAAAG GGCGTTAAAGTGGCAGTGGGAGAGGGAAGGACACCCTAG
- the LOC129880904 gene encoding BRI1 kinase inhibitor 1: MDNQQHQNMRTNQENDHQNSSPNSSSPSHEFSFTISFQQTKQIPPSSSSSTTTTTTTSSSFAIDLSPADDIFFHGHLLPLHLLSHLPISSPRSSTNSLDGFTLPKKDHHFFHQQEHKVQNSKNQRVVLLKDDTSCDSKGKPKTKSFSLFGIPKWRKGYEVKDQNKERSSQQYSKKMSQVVKRYIKMVRPFLSFRNKKNMQFHSFSGNLLKGKNNKDFRGILKEQYSSAPASIRTSPTNSGLLVATPTGGGGGYSNYTNSSYSSRDSTMEELQAAIQSAIAHCKKSISMED; the protein is encoded by the coding sequence ATGGACAACCAACAACACCAAAACATGagaacaaatcaagaaaatgatCATCAAAATAGCTCACCTAATTCATCATCTCCTTCACATGAATTCTCATTCACAATCTCGTTTCAACAAACAAAACAAATCccaccttcttcttcttcttcaactactactactactactacttcaTCATCATTTGCTATAGATTTATCTCCAGCTGATGATATTTTCTTCCATGGACACTTACTTCCTCTTCACCTTCTTTCCCATCTCCCTATATCATCCCCTAGATCTTCCACTAATTCCCTTGATGGTTTCACTCTTCCCAAAAAAGATCATCACTTTTTTCATCAACAAGAACATAAAGTCCAAAACTCCAAGAATCAAAGAGTAGTATTATTAAAGGATGACACTTCTTGTGATTCTAAGGGAAAACCAAAGACGAAGTCTTTTTCACTCTTTGGGATACCAAAATGGAGAAAAGGGTATGAAGTAAAAGatcaaaacaaagaaagatcATCACAACAATATAGCAAGAAGATGAGTCAAGTTGTGAAGAGGTATATAAAAATGGTAAGGCCATTTTTGTCATTTAGAAACAAAAAGAATATGCAATTTCATTCTTTTTCTGGGAATTTATTAAAAGGAAAGAATAATAAGGATTTTAGAGGAATATTAAAAGAGCAATATTCATCAGCACCAGCTTCAATAAGAACATCACCTACAAATAGTGGTCTACTTGTAGCAACACCAAcaggaggaggaggaggttATAGTAATTATACTAattcttcttattcttcaaGAGATAGCACTATGGAAGAGTTACAAGCTGCTATACAATCTGCAATTGCCCATTGTAAGAAATCTATTTCAATGGAAGACTAA
- the LOC129880990 gene encoding uncharacterized protein LOC129880990 isoform X1 has translation MEIPKLWKPKDLFVINSPKQSLRLVLLVFAVVCGIYILSMCINQTSNYLLQAKSLSIHVINRHNCHYPIFQEEDIHYLHFPKPQTFTREECACNPVRFFAILSMQRSGSGWFETLLNSHTNVSSNGEIFGAKSRRTNASVILDIMDNVFNLDWVSSSSKNECSAAIGFKWMLNQGALEYHEEIVDYFNRRGVSAIFLFRRNLVRRLISLLSNSYDKDAKPLNGTHKSHTHSPYEARVLAKYKPVVNMSLLIPNLRHAQRKANRALECFKSTRHILLYYEDIVQNRTKLADVQEFLGLPQRELTSGQVKIHNGPLSQQIENWDEVQKKLKGTPYETFLKED, from the exons ATGGAGATTCCCAAATTATGGAAACCCAAG GATTTATTTGTGATTAATTCACCGAAGCAATCTTTGAGATTGGTCCTTTTAGTATTTGCAGTAGTTTGTGGAATTTACATATTGTCAATGTGTATAAACCAAACAAGTAATTATCTTTTACAAGCTAAATCACTAAGTATTCATGTGATTAACCGGCATAATTGTCATTATCCTATTTTTCAAGAAGAAGATATTCATTACTTGCATTTCCCAAAGCCTCAAACTTTTACCAG GGAGGAATGTGCTTGCAATCCTGTACGATTTTTCGCGATTTTGTCGATGCAGAGATCAGGGAGTGGATGGTTTGAGACATTGTTAAATAGTCATACAAATGTGAGTTCTAATGGAGAAATTTTTGGTGCAAAATCAAGGAGGACTAATGCTTCAGTAATATTGGATATTATGGATAATGTCTTTAATCTTGATTGGGTTAGTAGTTCATCAAAGAATGAATGTTCAGCTGCAATTGGATTTAAGTGGATGCTTAATCAG GGAGCTTTGGAGTATCATGAGGAGATTGTGGATTACTTCAACAGAAGAGGTGTCTCTGCAATATTTCTATTCAGAAGAAATCTGGTACGCAGACTGATCTCGTTACTCTCTAATTCATACGACAAGGATGCTAAACCATTGAATGGAACACATAAATCTCATACACATTCTCCATATGAG GCTAGGGTATTGGCAAAATACAAGCCAGTGGTGAATATGTCATTACTAATACCAAATTTGAGGCATGCACAGAGGAAGGCTAATAGAGCTTTGGAATGTTTTAAGAGTACTCGGCACATTCTTCTTTACTATGAAGACATCGTCCAAAATCGCACC AAACTAGCTGATGTGCAAGAGTTTTTGGGGCTGCCTCAAAGAGAACTCACAAGTGGTCAGGTCAAGATTCATAATGGTCCTTTGTCCCAACAAATAGAAAATTGGGATGAAGTCCAGAAAAAGCTCAAGGGAACACCATATGAGACATTTCTTAAAGAAGACTAA
- the LOC129880922 gene encoding uncharacterized protein LOC129880922, translated as MISSSNLFHKTHYEILGVKEDSNLEEVRKAYRSAILCFHPDKQQNASETSNSECLTENKFLEIQRAWETVGNPRSRALYDAELLTLRQDATISEDVSLDDLTVQDSGDIIEFSYPCRCGDYYLIDSFELADTGCSISRDGDTVSLLTSKSLPTSVVLPCGSCSLKVRLLINDDSRLPRDVHL; from the coding sequence ATGATTTCAAGCAGcaacttatttcataaaacccaCTATGAGATCCTAGGTGTGAAGGAAGATTCAAATTTGGAAGAAGTCCGTAAAGCCTATCGTTCAGCCATACTTTGTTTTCATCCAGACAAGCAGCAAAATGCATCAGAAACATCCAATTCTGAATGTCTGACAGAAAACAAATTTTTGGAGATACAGAGAGCATGGGAAACCGTTGGCAACCCGAGGTCACGTGCACTTTATGACGCTGAATTGCTAACTTTGAGACAGGATGCAACAATATCTGAAGATGTCAGTTTAGATGACCTTACAGTTCAAGATTCTGGTGATATTATAGAGTTTTCTTATCCTTGTAGATGTGGTGACTACTACCTGATCGATTCTTTTGAGTTAGCAGACACGGGTTGTTCAATATCTCGAGATGGGGATACAGTATCTTTGCTAACATCTAAATCTTTGCCAACATCTGTTGTGCTTCCCTGTGGATCTTGCTCACTTAAAGTCCGATTACTGATCAATGATGATTCTAGGCTTCCCAGAGATGTTCACTTGTAA
- the LOC129880911 gene encoding uncharacterized protein LOC129880911 isoform X2, producing the protein MKKKVVLVTGASGYLGGRLCRELFNGGHHVKAFVRRTSDLSSLPPPTDGGSSGGILELVFGDVTNYQSLLKACSGCQIIFHAAALVEPWLPDPSRFISVNVGGLKNVLQAYKETGTIEKIVYTSSFFALGPTDGYVADETQTHSGKFFCSEYEKSKAVADKVALDAASEGMPIVPVYPGVIYGPGKVTAGNVVARMLIERFNGRLPGYIGQANDRCSFSHVDDVVDGHIAAMDKGKPGERYLLTGDNASFKEVFDIAAIITQTKRPSFCIPLFIIEAYGWISVFFSKLTGKLPLISPPIC; encoded by the exons atgaagaagaaagtgGTATTGGTAACCGGCGCTTCCGGTTACCTCGGCGGACGTCTCTGCCGTGAGTTATTCAACGGCGGCCACCATGTTAAAGCCTTCGTCCGCCGTACAAGCGACCTATCTTCTCTACCTCCGCCTACTGACGGCGGAAGTAGCGGCGGAATTCTTGAGCTTGTGTTCGGAGATGTCACCAATTATCAATCACTCCTCAAGGCTTGCTCCGgttgtcaaataatttttcatgcaGCTGCATTAGTCGAGCCATGGCTTCCAGATCCATCTAGATTCATCTCC GTCAATGTTGGAGGCTTGAAGAATGTGTTGCAAGCTTATAAAGAAACAGGAACTATAGAGAAAATTGTGTACACATCATCGTTTTTTGCCTTGGGACCAACTGATGGATATGTTGCTGATGAAACTCAG ACTCATTCTGGGAAATTCTTCTGTTCGGAGTATGAGAAATCGAAAGCTGTTGCTGATAAGGTTGCATTAGATGCTGCGTCTGAAGGAATGCCAATAGTGCCTGTTTATCCAGGAGTCATATACGGTCCCGGGAAGGTCACGGCTGGAAATGTCGTTGCCCGTATG CTAATTGAACGCTTTAATGGGCGTTTACCTGGTTACATTGGCCAAGCAAATGACAGGTGTTCTTTTAGCCATGTTGATGATGTGGTTGATGGTCATATTGCAGCTATGGACAAAGGCAAACCTGGTGAAAGGTATCTTCTTACAGGGGATAATGCGTCCTTTAAGGAAGTTTTCGACATAGCTGCCATTATCACTCAGACAAAGAGGCCTTCGTTTTGTATCCCCCTATTTATTATTGAAGCTTATGGCTGGATATCTGTTTTTTTCTCCAAATTAACCGGAAAGCTTCCTCTAATCAGTCCTCCG ATCTGTTAA
- the LOC129880946 gene encoding uncharacterized protein LOC129880946 isoform X1 → MGFSPNQQSPNHSKRFKFLVSTLKDAFANCHSLRRKGQSSQEEDDTICNYDDEEVQVFISAVISQYMELKCRRKTTITTDKFTWAFSPATRDLFISARLRQKEEEKEDQETEEREDFYSVASRLSPCSSATSFGAFVTAKTVFSRSSSLDRIDFQDPWRRSVIQELSDCEGWPFGLYRKALLLPPLPKSPSDSWTWSKSARMVKMH, encoded by the exons ATGGGCTTTTCTCCTAATCAACAGTCACCAAATCATTCTAAGAGATTCAAATTCCTTGTCTCAACCCTCAAGGATGCTTTTGCAAACTGCCATTCTTTGCGAAGAAAAGGACAATCAAGTCAAGAAGAAGATGATACAATTTGCAATTATGATGATGAAGAAGTA CAGGTATTTATATCAGCAGTAATAAGCCAATACATGGAGTTGAAATGCAGGAGAAAGACAACCATCACAACTGACAAGTTTACCTGGGCTTTCTCTCCAGCAACCAGAGATTTATTCATCTCTGCAAGACTAAGACAAAAAGAGGAGGAGAAGGAAGATCAAGAAACAGAAGAAAGGGAAGATTTTTACTCTGTTGCAAGTCGTCTTTCTCCCTGCTCCAGTGCTACAAGTTTTGGGGCATTTGTCACAGCTAAGACAGTCTTTTCACGATCATCAAGCTTAGACAGGATTGACTTCCAAGATCCCTGGAGGCGTTCTGTCATTCAAGAATTATCTGACTGTGAAGGATGGCCATTTGGTCTATACCGAAAAGCCTTGTTACTTCCACCTTTGCCAAAATCACCATCTGATTCTTGGACATGGAGTAAGAGTGCTAGAATGGTTAAGATGCACTGA
- the LOC129880946 gene encoding uncharacterized protein LOC129880946 isoform X2 — protein MGFSPNQQSPNHSKRFKFLVSTLKDAFANCHSLRRKGQSSQEEDDTICNYDDEEQVFISAVISQYMELKCRRKTTITTDKFTWAFSPATRDLFISARLRQKEEEKEDQETEEREDFYSVASRLSPCSSATSFGAFVTAKTVFSRSSSLDRIDFQDPWRRSVIQELSDCEGWPFGLYRKALLLPPLPKSPSDSWTWSKSARMVKMH, from the exons ATGGGCTTTTCTCCTAATCAACAGTCACCAAATCATTCTAAGAGATTCAAATTCCTTGTCTCAACCCTCAAGGATGCTTTTGCAAACTGCCATTCTTTGCGAAGAAAAGGACAATCAAGTCAAGAAGAAGATGATACAATTTGCAATTATGATGATGAAGAA CAGGTATTTATATCAGCAGTAATAAGCCAATACATGGAGTTGAAATGCAGGAGAAAGACAACCATCACAACTGACAAGTTTACCTGGGCTTTCTCTCCAGCAACCAGAGATTTATTCATCTCTGCAAGACTAAGACAAAAAGAGGAGGAGAAGGAAGATCAAGAAACAGAAGAAAGGGAAGATTTTTACTCTGTTGCAAGTCGTCTTTCTCCCTGCTCCAGTGCTACAAGTTTTGGGGCATTTGTCACAGCTAAGACAGTCTTTTCACGATCATCAAGCTTAGACAGGATTGACTTCCAAGATCCCTGGAGGCGTTCTGTCATTCAAGAATTATCTGACTGTGAAGGATGGCCATTTGGTCTATACCGAAAAGCCTTGTTACTTCCACCTTTGCCAAAATCACCATCTGATTCTTGGACATGGAGTAAGAGTGCTAGAATGGTTAAGATGCACTGA
- the LOC129880946 gene encoding uncharacterized protein LOC129880946 isoform X3 → MGFSPNQQSPNHSKRFKFLVSTLKDAFANCHSLRRKGQSSQEEDDTICNYDDEEVVFISAVISQYMELKCRRKTTITTDKFTWAFSPATRDLFISARLRQKEEEKEDQETEEREDFYSVASRLSPCSSATSFGAFVTAKTVFSRSSSLDRIDFQDPWRRSVIQELSDCEGWPFGLYRKALLLPPLPKSPSDSWTWSKSARMVKMH, encoded by the exons ATGGGCTTTTCTCCTAATCAACAGTCACCAAATCATTCTAAGAGATTCAAATTCCTTGTCTCAACCCTCAAGGATGCTTTTGCAAACTGCCATTCTTTGCGAAGAAAAGGACAATCAAGTCAAGAAGAAGATGATACAATTTGCAATTATGATGATGAAGAAGTA GTATTTATATCAGCAGTAATAAGCCAATACATGGAGTTGAAATGCAGGAGAAAGACAACCATCACAACTGACAAGTTTACCTGGGCTTTCTCTCCAGCAACCAGAGATTTATTCATCTCTGCAAGACTAAGACAAAAAGAGGAGGAGAAGGAAGATCAAGAAACAGAAGAAAGGGAAGATTTTTACTCTGTTGCAAGTCGTCTTTCTCCCTGCTCCAGTGCTACAAGTTTTGGGGCATTTGTCACAGCTAAGACAGTCTTTTCACGATCATCAAGCTTAGACAGGATTGACTTCCAAGATCCCTGGAGGCGTTCTGTCATTCAAGAATTATCTGACTGTGAAGGATGGCCATTTGGTCTATACCGAAAAGCCTTGTTACTTCCACCTTTGCCAAAATCACCATCTGATTCTTGGACATGGAGTAAGAGTGCTAGAATGGTTAAGATGCACTGA